Proteins co-encoded in one Kribbella qitaiheensis genomic window:
- a CDS encoding carbohydrate ABC transporter permease produces the protein MATAIPTTATARRVRSTERSVGAKRSTPFSYATLIIVSAVLCVPLVFVVSIALSSDQTVNANTFTIIPREFHWENFTRVFSTDLPMQRFLLNSVIISAGAVAGQVLSSGLVGYAFARLRAPGKNALFIIVIATMMIPAQITMIPQFILFKELGWVNTYLPLIVPNFFSNAFNVFLVRQFVSRLPSEIDEAAMVDGLGFFGIYRRIMLPMLSPVLIAIGIFTLTATWGDFMGPLIYLNDESKMPLALGVQYITSTSQALQAPPWNLVMVGSILLTLPMILVYYLGQRYLYEMDISGGSAGVK, from the coding sequence ATGGCCACCGCTATCCCCACGACCGCGACCGCGCGGCGCGTACGCAGTACCGAACGGAGCGTCGGGGCCAAGCGGTCGACGCCGTTCAGCTACGCGACGCTGATCATCGTGTCGGCGGTGCTCTGTGTGCCGCTGGTGTTCGTCGTGTCGATCGCGCTGTCCAGCGACCAGACCGTGAACGCGAACACTTTCACGATCATCCCGCGCGAGTTCCACTGGGAGAACTTCACCCGGGTGTTCAGCACCGATCTGCCGATGCAGCGGTTCCTGCTCAACTCGGTGATCATCTCGGCCGGCGCCGTGGCCGGCCAGGTGCTGTCCAGCGGCCTGGTCGGCTACGCGTTCGCCCGGCTGCGCGCGCCGGGCAAGAACGCGCTGTTCATCATCGTCATCGCGACCATGATGATCCCGGCCCAGATCACGATGATCCCGCAGTTCATCCTGTTCAAGGAGCTCGGCTGGGTGAACACCTACCTGCCGCTGATCGTGCCGAACTTCTTCTCCAACGCCTTCAACGTCTTCCTGGTCCGGCAGTTCGTGTCCCGGCTGCCGAGCGAGATCGACGAGGCGGCGATGGTCGACGGGCTCGGCTTCTTCGGCATCTACCGCCGGATCATGTTGCCGATGCTCAGCCCGGTGCTGATTGCGATCGGCATCTTCACCCTGACGGCGACCTGGGGTGACTTCATGGGCCCGCTGATCTACCTGAACGACGAGTCGAAGATGCCGCTGGCGCTGGGCGTGCAGTACATCACCAGTACATCGCAGGCGCTCCAGGCTCCACCGTGGAACCTGGTGATGGTCGGTTCGATCCTGCTCACGCTGCCGATGATCCTGGTCTACTACTTGGGTCAGAGGTACCTGTACGAGATGGACATCAGCGGCGGCAGTGCGGGGGTCAAGTGA
- a CDS encoding alpha-N-arabinofuranosidase: MSTASTARVVIDLDVPGPIISRHLYGHFAEHLGRCVYDGFYVGESSGLPNQGGIRLDVVEALRALNIPNLRWPGGCFADEYHWMNGIGPRADRPGMINTNWGNVEENNHFGTHEFMALCELLGADPYVNGNVGSGTVQEMSDWVEYLTRDGDSPMVRLRKANGRDAPWKVPFWGVGNEAWGCGGNLTAEGYVELARRYATFCRDHDGNKLYRIAAGASDDDLAWTEALMKAVNTLGGGHPRDIFQAISVHYYTVPGTWLHKGSATKFEVDDYYRTMIKAQDIDRVLTGHSTVMDAYDPQRKIGLVLDEWGTWWDVEPDTNPGFLYQQNALRDALVASLHFDVFHRHAERLVMANIAQTVNVLQAMLLTDETGALVLTPTYHVFEMNKGHHDATSVPVHLVDRPAPYELDGKQLELLSVSASVKGDKALVSVTNLDPAASADVVLDLRGATVRGHSGRLLTAPKLQAHNTVADPQVVAPVALTTVVEDPRGLRLTLPPHSFATVEVDL, translated from the coding sequence TTGTCCACCGCATCAACCGCGCGGGTCGTGATCGACCTCGACGTTCCCGGCCCGATCATCAGCCGGCACCTCTACGGGCACTTCGCCGAACACCTCGGTCGTTGTGTGTACGACGGCTTCTACGTCGGCGAGTCGTCCGGCCTACCGAACCAGGGCGGTATCCGCCTCGATGTGGTCGAGGCGCTGCGTGCCCTGAACATTCCCAACCTGCGCTGGCCCGGCGGCTGCTTCGCCGACGAGTACCACTGGATGAACGGCATCGGGCCGCGGGCCGACCGGCCCGGGATGATCAACACCAACTGGGGCAACGTCGAGGAGAACAACCACTTCGGCACCCACGAGTTCATGGCCCTGTGCGAACTGCTCGGTGCCGACCCGTACGTGAACGGCAACGTCGGCAGCGGGACCGTCCAGGAGATGAGCGACTGGGTCGAGTACCTCACCCGGGACGGCGACAGCCCGATGGTCCGGCTCCGCAAGGCCAACGGGCGAGACGCTCCCTGGAAGGTGCCGTTCTGGGGAGTCGGCAACGAGGCCTGGGGATGCGGTGGCAACCTGACCGCCGAGGGGTACGTCGAGCTGGCTCGCAGGTACGCGACCTTCTGCCGCGATCACGACGGGAACAAGCTCTACCGGATCGCCGCCGGCGCGTCCGACGACGACCTCGCCTGGACCGAAGCGCTGATGAAGGCAGTCAACACTCTCGGTGGCGGCCACCCGCGCGACATCTTCCAGGCGATCTCGGTCCACTACTACACCGTGCCCGGAACCTGGCTGCACAAGGGCAGCGCGACGAAGTTCGAGGTCGACGACTACTACCGGACCATGATCAAGGCCCAGGACATCGACCGGGTGCTCACCGGGCATTCAACCGTGATGGACGCGTACGACCCGCAGCGCAAGATCGGTCTGGTCCTCGACGAGTGGGGCACCTGGTGGGACGTCGAGCCGGACACGAACCCGGGTTTTCTGTACCAGCAGAACGCCCTGCGCGACGCGTTGGTGGCAAGTCTGCACTTCGACGTCTTCCACCGGCACGCCGAGCGGCTGGTGATGGCGAACATCGCGCAGACGGTGAACGTCCTGCAGGCGATGCTGCTGACCGACGAGACCGGCGCCCTCGTGCTCACGCCGACGTACCACGTCTTCGAGATGAACAAGGGCCATCACGACGCCACGTCCGTGCCGGTGCATCTGGTCGACCGGCCGGCGCCGTACGAGCTCGACGGCAAGCAGTTGGAGCTGCTGTCGGTATCGGCGAGCGTGAAGGGCGACAAGGCGCTGGTATCGGTCACCAATCTCGATCCCGCCGCGTCTGCCGACGTAGTACTGGATCTGCGCGGGGCCACTGTTCGGGGCCACAGCGGGCGGTTGCTGACGGCACCGAAGCTTCAGGCTCACAACACGGTCGCCGACCCACAGGTTGTCGCCCCGGTCGCCCTGACAACCGTCGTCGAGGACCCGCGGGGGCTCCGATTGACCCTTCCGCCGCACTCCTTCGCCACAGTCGAGGTGGACCTGTGA
- a CDS encoding ROK family transcriptional regulator translates to MVPRQTSRDLRNESRFEVLRALFELGPSTRQEIARHTRLSTATVATLVTEFLSEGVLRIAAMERRTVGRPYERLAIDPDRGRIVGVDVAETYVAATVFDISLTPISHGEVTLDEHENNPAYVVDGIVRAVEAAVGTGASEADRILGIGVSMPGQVSPDAGVSVFAPNWDWHDVKIEELLAQGLRIPVYVDNPLKAVTLSEMWFGVGRVADSMAVVNLGTGVGAGIAIDGALIRGANNNAGEWGHTLLQLDGRQCRCGRRGCVEAYLGVHGIETSLAEIDPTHPALRQSLQRGFVEAVATGLGAGDPVLAELAARTSHYLAAALGDLVTLLDIPYITLTGWTSTALAEWLIPAVRAELPDHVLPGSLPGLTVEASRVPGNPVALGMAAFALEHFLGRLGLASPASTPIARRRTRPQS, encoded by the coding sequence ATGGTGCCGCGGCAGACGTCTCGTGACCTTCGCAACGAGAGCCGGTTCGAGGTTCTCCGCGCGCTCTTCGAGCTGGGTCCCTCCACCCGGCAGGAGATCGCCCGGCACACCAGGCTCAGCACGGCGACCGTGGCCACCCTGGTCACCGAGTTCCTCTCCGAGGGCGTGTTGCGGATCGCCGCGATGGAACGCAGAACCGTCGGGCGCCCGTACGAACGGCTGGCGATCGACCCCGACCGCGGCCGCATCGTCGGTGTCGACGTCGCCGAGACGTACGTGGCGGCCACCGTCTTCGACATCTCGCTCACCCCGATCAGCCACGGCGAGGTGACGCTGGACGAGCACGAGAACAACCCGGCGTACGTCGTGGACGGCATCGTCCGCGCGGTCGAGGCCGCCGTCGGGACCGGCGCGAGCGAAGCCGATCGCATCCTCGGCATCGGGGTGAGCATGCCGGGCCAGGTCAGCCCGGACGCCGGTGTCTCCGTCTTCGCCCCGAACTGGGACTGGCACGACGTCAAGATCGAGGAGCTGCTCGCGCAGGGCCTGCGGATCCCCGTGTACGTCGACAACCCGCTCAAGGCGGTCACGTTGTCGGAGATGTGGTTCGGGGTCGGCCGCGTCGCCGACAGCATGGCCGTGGTCAACCTCGGCACCGGCGTCGGCGCGGGGATCGCCATCGACGGAGCTCTGATCCGCGGCGCGAACAACAACGCCGGCGAGTGGGGCCACACCCTGCTCCAACTGGACGGCAGGCAGTGTCGCTGCGGCCGCCGTGGCTGCGTCGAGGCGTACCTCGGAGTCCACGGCATCGAGACCTCGCTCGCGGAGATCGACCCCACGCACCCGGCGCTGCGCCAGTCACTGCAGCGCGGATTCGTCGAGGCAGTGGCCACCGGTCTGGGTGCCGGCGATCCCGTCCTGGCCGAGCTCGCGGCCCGTACGTCGCACTACCTGGCAGCCGCTCTCGGCGACCTCGTCACGCTGCTCGACATCCCGTACATCACCCTCACCGGCTGGACCTCGACCGCTTTGGCCGAGTGGCTCATTCCAGCCGTTCGCGCCGAACTGCCGGACCACGTACTGCCGGGTTCCCTGCCGGGCCTCACCGTCGAGGCCTCCCGCGTGCCCGGCAACCCTGTCGCCCTCGGCATGGCGGCCTTCGCCCTGGAGCACTTCCTCGGCCGGCTCGGCCTGGCCAGTCCGGCCAGTACGCCGATCGCCCGCCGCCGGACGCGCCCACAGTCTTAG
- a CDS encoding beta-galactosidase, with product MSSSTIVDAGIEFDAQGIRIDGRPELMLCASLFYFRLPREQWRARLEQVRDSGYTCVDVYLPWNFHEVAPGRWSFDGRRDVAAFLDLAHETGLSVIARPGPYICSEWDGGALPAWLGLDPELRVRQNEPRYLAQVAAWFDQILPIVAERQHPAGPVVMVQLENELDFFDCEDRTGYLTALRDQAISHGITVPLIACAGQGDIAGATGDVPGIVAACNFYPDDDSPYIEEEVRRYAALLADRGLPLLITETNRRHRTLRRLLASGASLIAPYLQASGWNFGYSPSTGNWGDPGNFMSHDYDFGGYVSPTGETRPEYDEAKLLARVVAALGSQLALATSGVPRVEVDADFPTCSSLSALDLHGGGQLIAVPNLGRTPGRAVVGGVSVAVAAGSCPLMLVELPLPDTTLTLASADLVAASNGVLVFSSTVPVTVVLGQTQVEIPATAGRAERRVIDGIELVVLTPTDAARLGAVRRDGTVELDDLPVKSFPGPSTELRVVRQRSSAAPEKPAGTHELPPSLESLGVYRGRGTYSATVELTGTDELLLVGASDIVDLSIAGRVQPTVANFGATRRIDVRAAGGRCGIEATVEIWGHANFDDARLPALRLGALRGLGTLWTVRSVQDLDASWLVGGHWSGEPAPIRSLGGWSSTRVGVPITYSRRLELRATSALHFSGVDQPISLTVDGEPTVLHRENPWVLLPAGTIEVSVTLPHNPSGGQLHAELLRLHPVTDWTCSVQEDELLTAFASREAASTEVELPLTLEPGQEAWLGIDLPADHDGLLLRLAGSQLRVTGWASGECLGRIWIGDRPRFSGGDPDVLWVPAGWTGLTLLVRGVAGAGDPELRTLRLLPSTTGGENGAAADVS from the coding sequence GTGAGTTCATCCACCATCGTCGACGCCGGCATCGAGTTCGATGCCCAGGGCATCCGGATCGACGGCCGGCCGGAACTAATGCTCTGCGCGTCCCTGTTCTACTTCCGCCTTCCGCGGGAGCAGTGGCGGGCTCGCCTGGAGCAGGTTCGCGACTCGGGCTACACCTGCGTCGACGTCTACCTGCCGTGGAACTTCCACGAGGTCGCGCCCGGCCGGTGGTCGTTCGACGGGCGCCGTGACGTCGCGGCCTTCCTGGATCTCGCCCATGAGACCGGCTTGTCCGTCATCGCCCGGCCGGGGCCGTACATCTGCTCGGAGTGGGACGGCGGCGCCCTACCGGCCTGGCTGGGTCTCGATCCCGAGCTCCGGGTCCGCCAGAACGAGCCGCGGTACCTCGCCCAGGTGGCGGCCTGGTTCGACCAGATCCTGCCGATCGTGGCCGAGCGCCAGCATCCGGCCGGCCCGGTCGTGATGGTGCAGCTGGAGAACGAGCTGGACTTCTTCGACTGCGAAGACAGGACGGGCTACCTCACCGCCCTGCGCGACCAGGCGATCAGTCACGGAATCACGGTGCCGTTGATCGCCTGCGCCGGGCAGGGCGACATCGCGGGCGCCACCGGCGACGTACCGGGCATCGTTGCCGCGTGCAACTTCTACCCCGACGACGATTCGCCGTACATCGAGGAAGAGGTACGGCGCTATGCCGCGCTGCTCGCCGATCGCGGGCTTCCGTTGCTGATCACCGAGACCAACCGGCGGCACCGGACGTTGCGGCGGCTGCTGGCGAGTGGCGCCTCGTTGATCGCGCCCTATTTGCAGGCATCCGGGTGGAACTTCGGCTACAGCCCGTCCACCGGGAACTGGGGTGATCCGGGCAACTTCATGAGTCACGACTACGACTTCGGCGGCTATGTGTCGCCGACCGGGGAAACCAGGCCGGAGTACGACGAAGCGAAGCTGCTCGCCCGCGTGGTCGCCGCCCTGGGATCGCAGCTGGCTCTCGCCACCTCGGGGGTGCCGCGGGTCGAGGTGGACGCCGACTTCCCTACCTGTTCGTCGTTGTCGGCCCTGGATCTGCACGGCGGCGGACAGCTGATCGCCGTACCGAACCTCGGGCGGACGCCGGGCCGTGCGGTCGTCGGTGGCGTCTCCGTGGCGGTCGCGGCCGGCTCCTGCCCGCTCATGCTGGTCGAGCTGCCCTTGCCGGACACGACTTTGACGCTAGCCTCGGCAGATCTGGTCGCGGCGAGCAACGGCGTACTGGTGTTCTCCTCCACTGTCCCGGTGACTGTCGTGCTGGGGCAGACGCAGGTCGAGATCCCGGCAACGGCCGGGCGGGCTGAGCGGAGGGTCATCGACGGTATCGAGCTCGTCGTACTGACACCGACGGACGCTGCCCGACTCGGTGCCGTACGCCGGGACGGCACGGTCGAACTGGATGACCTGCCGGTCAAGTCGTTCCCCGGTCCGTCGACCGAGCTGCGAGTAGTCCGACAGCGGTCAAGCGCTGCCCCGGAGAAGCCGGCCGGCACCCACGAACTCCCGCCGTCCCTGGAATCACTCGGCGTCTACCGGGGTCGTGGGACCTACTCTGCGACGGTGGAGCTGACGGGTACCGACGAACTCCTGCTGGTCGGCGCTTCCGACATCGTGGACCTGTCGATCGCCGGTCGCGTTCAGCCGACCGTCGCCAACTTCGGGGCGACCCGGCGAATCGACGTACGCGCTGCGGGAGGACGCTGTGGCATCGAGGCAACGGTCGAGATCTGGGGCCACGCCAACTTCGATGACGCCCGGCTGCCTGCCCTTCGCCTCGGCGCGCTCCGGGGTCTGGGGACGCTGTGGACGGTGCGGAGTGTTCAGGACCTCGATGCTTCGTGGCTGGTCGGCGGCCATTGGTCAGGTGAGCCGGCACCGATCCGGTCACTCGGCGGCTGGAGCAGCACCCGCGTCGGCGTGCCGATCACCTACTCGCGCCGCCTCGAACTGCGGGCGACGTCAGCCCTTCACTTCAGCGGGGTCGACCAGCCGATCAGCCTGACCGTGGACGGCGAGCCGACCGTCCTTCATCGGGAGAACCCCTGGGTGCTGTTGCCCGCGGGCACTATCGAGGTCTCTGTCACGCTGCCGCACAATCCGAGCGGTGGCCAGTTGCACGCGGAATTACTCAGGCTCCACCCAGTGACCGACTGGACGTGCAGCGTCCAGGAGGACGAGCTGCTGACCGCCTTCGCCTCGCGGGAGGCCGCGAGCACCGAAGTCGAGCTGCCGCTGACTCTCGAGCCGGGTCAGGAGGCCTGGCTCGGCATCGACCTACCGGCTGACCATGACGGTCTCCTGCTCCGGCTCGCCGGTTCGCAGCTACGGGTGACCGGCTGGGCCTCCGGCGAGTGCCTTGGCCGGATCTGGATCGGTGACCGGCCGAGGTTCTCGGGCGGCGACCCGGACGTCTTGTGGGTGCCGGCGGGCTGGACCGGACTGACCCTGCTGGTCCGGGGCGTCGCGGGCGCGGGCGATCCGGAACTTCGTACGCTACGGCTGCTCCCATCGACGACCGGAGGGGAAAATGGTGCCGCGGCAGACGTCTCGTGA
- a CDS encoding ABC transporter substrate-binding protein, protein MMAVATSLVLAGSLAACGDDKAKPSAANDSITMGFAQVGAESGWRTANTKSVQESAKTAGIELKFSDAQQKQENQIKSIRSFIQQKVDIISFSPVVETGWDTVLMEAKRANIPVILTDRAVDSKDTSLYKTFLGSDFVVEGKKAGEWLVKQGDAADVNKDGAVKVVELQGTTGAAPAIDRKEGFEAAMKANPKIAIAASQTGDFTRDGGKKVMESFLKSQKNIDVVFAHNDDMGLGAIEAIEAAGLKPGKDIQIITIDAVKDGMTALADGKINYIVECNPLLGPQLMDLAKKVVAGEAVPERVLTEETVFDQTAAKAALAARQY, encoded by the coding sequence ATGATGGCGGTTGCGACGAGCCTGGTGCTCGCCGGCAGCCTGGCGGCGTGCGGTGACGACAAGGCGAAACCGAGCGCGGCGAACGACAGCATCACGATGGGCTTCGCGCAGGTCGGCGCCGAGAGCGGCTGGCGGACGGCGAACACGAAGTCGGTCCAGGAGAGTGCGAAGACGGCGGGGATCGAGCTCAAGTTCTCCGATGCCCAGCAGAAGCAGGAGAACCAGATCAAGTCGATCAGGTCCTTCATCCAGCAGAAGGTGGACATCATCTCCTTCTCACCCGTGGTCGAGACGGGCTGGGACACGGTGCTGATGGAGGCCAAGCGGGCCAACATCCCGGTCATCCTGACCGACCGCGCGGTCGACTCGAAGGACACCTCGCTCTACAAGACCTTCCTCGGCTCCGACTTCGTGGTCGAGGGTAAGAAGGCCGGCGAATGGCTGGTGAAGCAGGGCGACGCCGCCGACGTGAACAAGGACGGCGCCGTCAAGGTCGTCGAGTTGCAGGGGACGACGGGCGCGGCCCCGGCGATCGACCGCAAGGAGGGCTTCGAGGCCGCCATGAAGGCCAACCCGAAGATCGCGATCGCCGCTTCCCAGACCGGCGACTTCACCCGCGACGGTGGCAAGAAGGTGATGGAGTCGTTCCTGAAGTCGCAGAAGAACATCGACGTGGTGTTCGCGCACAACGACGACATGGGGCTGGGAGCGATCGAGGCGATCGAGGCGGCCGGCCTCAAGCCCGGTAAGGACATCCAGATCATCACCATCGACGCGGTGAAGGACGGGATGACCGCGCTGGCGGACGGGAAGATCAACTACATCGTCGAGTGCAACCCGCTGCTCGGCCCACAACTGATGGACCTGGCGAAGAAGGTCGTCGCCGGCGAGGCGGTTCCGGAGCGGGTGCTGACCGAGGAGACGGTCTTCGACCAGACGGCGGCCAAGGCGGCCCTGGCCGCGCGGCAGTACTGA
- a CDS encoding carbohydrate ABC transporter permease, with product MSRLRRREALWFYLFASPWIIGFVVFLLGPMIASIGISLTDWDSFTAPKWVGLDNYVQALTEDPVFWKALWNTFYYAAVSVPLGLVIGLWLANLLNKGIRLRKLFRTLIYLPTLVPLVATAMIFKMVLAPSGPLNDLLGVFGIPGPSWLLDSIWVKPALVLLSVWGAGAATVLLLAAMKGIPRELYEAAEVDGAGPVRQFWSITIPQLTPIIFFNLVMGLIGAFQVFSQVYILTKGGPDNASQTMVPLLFDEAFSFYHLGYASAISWLLFAVILVFTLVAFRSARRWVFYETEVK from the coding sequence ATGTCGAGGCTCCGGCGCCGGGAGGCGTTGTGGTTCTACCTGTTCGCGTCGCCGTGGATCATCGGGTTCGTCGTGTTCCTGCTCGGCCCGATGATCGCGTCGATCGGGATCTCACTCACCGACTGGGACTCCTTCACCGCGCCCAAGTGGGTCGGTCTGGACAACTACGTCCAGGCCCTGACCGAAGATCCCGTCTTCTGGAAGGCGTTGTGGAACACCTTCTACTACGCGGCCGTCTCGGTCCCGCTCGGCCTGGTGATCGGGCTGTGGCTGGCGAACCTGCTGAACAAGGGCATCCGTCTGCGCAAGCTGTTCCGGACGCTGATCTACCTGCCGACGCTGGTGCCGCTGGTCGCGACGGCGATGATCTTCAAGATGGTGCTCGCGCCGTCGGGCCCGCTGAACGACCTGCTGGGGGTGTTCGGCATCCCCGGGCCGTCGTGGTTGCTGGACTCGATCTGGGTGAAACCCGCCCTGGTCCTGCTGTCGGTCTGGGGCGCCGGGGCCGCGACCGTTCTGTTGCTCGCGGCAATGAAAGGTATCCCCCGCGAGCTGTACGAGGCTGCCGAGGTGGACGGCGCCGGTCCGGTCCGGCAGTTCTGGAGCATCACCATCCCGCAGCTGACCCCGATCATCTTCTTCAACCTGGTGATGGGCCTGATCGGCGCGTTCCAGGTGTTCTCCCAGGTCTACATCTTGACCAAGGGCGGCCCGGACAACGCGAGCCAGACGATGGTGCCGCTGCTGTTCGACGAGGCGTTCTCCTTCTACCACCTGGGTTACGCGTCGGCGATCTCCTGGCTGCTGTTCGCCGTGATCCTGGTGTTCACGCTGGTCGCCTTCCGCTCCGCCCGGCGCTGGGTGTTCTACGAAACCGAGGTGAAGTGA
- a CDS encoding ABC transporter substrate-binding protein, which translates to MAIDRTRLTRRGFLGMGVAAGIITLTACGSDSDKASGNADSAADLVMAVWGGDADKTAYQKRIDLLVKKFPELKVKLQLIPNDGYAQKVQTMIAGGKGPDIMQVAENVNVYSSKNQILPLDDLAKKAGLQLDQRFGSIANIYSYQDKLYAIPDRSGAMIVFYNKTLFDAKGIKAPTADWTWDDTLSAFKELSVPGKQWGYAGGGWWAQWWSFVYQNGGKIIDDAGKPVVASDEVIEALQWTGDLVFKHGVVPTKKQFADMGADVGGDQAFANGKVAVNTTGFWGIGGLTKSKIDWDIAPLWKGKEQAVTAFGSGLAISRTAKNPEAAFKAIDFLTSPEAQQQIIATGQDVPANLEVQKSPAFLKPSWMTKPVNMDVFAESSSFVYRAPFIPAWNEMQKAFDDGLADFWLGKKDARTSLTAIQQRLESIVKPAG; encoded by the coding sequence ATGGCGATCGACAGGACGCGGCTCACGCGTCGGGGCTTTCTCGGGATGGGAGTCGCCGCGGGCATCATCACCCTCACCGCGTGCGGCTCGGACAGCGACAAAGCATCGGGTAACGCCGACAGCGCCGCCGACCTGGTGATGGCGGTGTGGGGCGGGGACGCCGACAAGACGGCGTACCAGAAGCGGATCGACCTGCTGGTCAAGAAGTTCCCGGAGCTGAAGGTCAAGCTCCAGCTGATCCCCAACGACGGCTACGCCCAGAAGGTGCAGACGATGATCGCGGGCGGCAAGGGCCCGGACATCATGCAGGTGGCGGAGAACGTCAACGTCTACTCCAGCAAGAACCAGATCCTGCCGCTGGACGACCTGGCCAAGAAGGCCGGGCTGCAGCTGGACCAGCGGTTCGGCTCGATCGCGAACATCTACTCCTACCAGGACAAGCTCTACGCGATCCCGGACCGGTCCGGCGCGATGATCGTGTTCTACAACAAGACTCTTTTCGATGCCAAGGGCATCAAGGCTCCGACCGCGGACTGGACCTGGGACGACACGCTTTCCGCGTTCAAGGAACTCAGCGTCCCCGGCAAGCAGTGGGGCTACGCCGGTGGCGGCTGGTGGGCGCAGTGGTGGAGCTTCGTCTACCAGAACGGCGGCAAGATCATCGACGACGCCGGCAAGCCCGTGGTTGCCAGCGACGAGGTGATCGAGGCGCTGCAGTGGACCGGTGACCTGGTCTTCAAGCACGGTGTCGTCCCGACCAAGAAGCAGTTCGCCGACATGGGTGCCGACGTCGGCGGCGACCAGGCGTTCGCCAACGGCAAGGTCGCGGTCAACACGACCGGATTCTGGGGAATCGGCGGCCTGACCAAGAGCAAGATCGACTGGGACATCGCACCGCTGTGGAAGGGCAAGGAGCAGGCGGTGACCGCGTTCGGCAGCGGCCTGGCCATCTCCCGGACGGCGAAGAACCCCGAGGCGGCGTTCAAGGCCATCGACTTCCTCACCTCTCCCGAGGCGCAACAGCAGATCATCGCGACCGGACAGGACGTGCCGGCCAACCTCGAGGTGCAGAAGAGCCCGGCCTTCCTCAAGCCCAGCTGGATGACCAAGCCGGTGAACATGGACGTGTTCGCCGAATCGAGCTCCTTCGTCTACCGGGCGCCGTTCATCCCGGCCTGGAACGAGATGCAGAAGGCGTTCGACGACGGCCTCGCCGACTTCTGGCTCGGCAAGAAGGACGCCCGTACCTCGCTGACCGCGATCCAGCAGCGGCTCGAGTCCATCGTCAAGCCCGCGGGGTAG